AGCTTCTTTACTACCCTTAAGAAAACATTTTAATCTTTTTTCTAACTTAAGACCAGCAAAATTATATGCCGAACTAAAATGTTTGTCCCCATTACGTTCTGATATTGTAAAAAATGGTTTTGACATATTATGTGTTAGAGAATTAACAGGGGGGATTTATTTTGGTGAACCTAAGGGTTATATAAAAAGAGAGAATAATGTTAAATATGCTTTTGACACAGAGATTTATCATGAGTATGAAATTCTTCGTATTGCTCATTTAGCTTTTAAATTAGCACGTTCTAGAAAAAACAAAGTTTGCTCTATAGATAAATCAAATGTTCTTCAAAGTTCTGTTTTATGGAGAGAGGTAGTCAACAGTGTTTCTAAAGAATATCCTGATGTTCATCTCTCTCATTTGTATATTGATAATGCCACTATGCAGATTATTAAAAATCCTAATCAGTTTGATGTATTACTATGTTCTAATCTTTTTGGAGATATCATTTCTGATGAATGTGCTATAATTACTGGATCTATTGGGATGTTACCATCAGCTAGTTTAAATGAAGAGAACTTTGGATTATATGAACCAGCAGGCGGATCTGCACCTGATATTGTAGGTAAAAATATTGCTAATCCAATTTCTCAAATTCTTTCACTTTCTATGTTAGTGAGATATGGGATGAATTTAAATGATATAGCAAATAAAATTGATCAAGCTGTAAGTTCTGTATTAAAAAAAGGTTATAGAACTGCAGATATCTCTAATAATAACTATTTTTTAAAAACAAATGAAATGGGTGATGCTATTGCAACTTCCCTAATCAATGGTGAATAAAATGAAGAAAACACTATATGATAAAATATATGATTCACATATTATTTATAAAGAAAAAAATAATACAGCTCTTTTGTATATAGATTTGCATTTGCTTCATGAAGTTACATCCCCCCAAGCTTTTGATTCATTACGAGAGAAAAACCGTAAGGTTAGACAACCTAAAAAAACTTTTGCCACCATGGATCATAATGTTTCTACGAAGAGTAAAGATATTAATGCATCTGGTTCAATGGCGAAAATACAAATGGAACAATTAAAAAAAAATTGTAGTCAATTTAATATATCTTTATATGATATAAATAATCCCAACCAAGGGATAGTGCATGTTATCAGTCCTGAGCAAGGTATGACCCTACCTGGTATGACGATTGTGTGTGGTGATTCTCACACTTCTACTCATGGTGCATTTGGTGCATTGGCTTTTGGAATTGGTACTTCAGAAGTAGAACATGTTCTTGCGACTCAAACATTAAAACAACAACGTTTTAAAAATATGAAGATAGAAATTACAGGAGAGATAAAAAATTTTATTACTGCAAAAGATGTAATTCTATTTATTATCGGAAAATTAGGATCATCAGGGGGGGCTGGATATGTAATTGAGTTTTGTGGAAATGTAGTAAAGAGAATGAATATGGAAGAAAGAATGACAATTTGTAATATGGCAATTGAAATGGGCGCAAAATCAGGATTAATAGAACCAGATGAAATTACATATACATATTTGAAAAATAAAATATATTCCCCATCTAATTTATTTTGGGGTCAATCATTAAATTTTTGGAAAACCTTAAAATCTGATAAAGATGCTTTTTTTGATAAGACTTTTAATATAAATGTATCAGAAATTTCACCACAAGTTACTTGGGGGACTAATCCAGATCAGGTAATTTCAATCGATGAAAAAATACCTGATTTCAATAGTTTTAATGATTCAATAAAAAAAGATTTAGCAAAATCAGCTTGTAGGTATATGGGATTAAAAACAGGTATGTTTTTAACTGATGTTACTATTGATAAAGTTTTTATTGGTTCTTGTACTAATGGCCGAATAGAAGATTTAAGAGCTGCTTCAAAAATCATAAAAAATAAAAAGGTTTCTAAAAATGTTCAAGCTATTGTTGTTCCTGGATCAGGTTTAGTAAAAAGAAAAGCTGAAAGTGAGGGATTAGATAAGATATTTATTAATTCAGGATTTGAATGGCGTTTACCTGGTTGTTCTATGTGTTTGGGTATGAATAAGGATAAATTAAATGTTGGAGAGCGTTGTGCTTCTACTAGTAATCGGAATTTTGAGGGTCGTCAGGGTAGGGGTAGTCGCACACATTTAGTAAGTCCTATGATGGCTGCAGCAGCTGCGATATATGGGAAATTTTTTGATATTAGAAATTTATATGATAGTGAGAACAATTAAACAATGTTTAAATTTACTGGTCATACTGGTGTTGTTGTACCTTTAGATATATCTAATATAGATACAGATATTATTATTCCTAAACAATTTTTAAAAAAGGTAAATAAGATAGGTTTTGGTAAATATTTATTTCATGATTGGCGTTTTCTGGATAATAAACAATTAGTAGAAAATAAACAATTTGTTTTAAATAAAAAAATCTATCAAAAAGCAAGTATTTTATTAACAAGGGGGAATTTTGGTTGTGGATCATCCAGAGAGCATGCTGTTTGGTCTTTATTAGATTATGGATTTAAAGTCATAATTGCACCTAGTTTTGCTGATATTTTTTATAACAATAGTTTTAATAATAAACTTCTTTTAATTACTTTAGGGGAGAGAGAAATTAATGTTCTTTTTAATATTGTTAGAGATAATATAGGTATTAATTTTAATATTAGTTTGCTAGAAAAAACAATTTCAGTAAATCAAAAAGTTTTTTTATTTGAAATAAATGATTTTCATCGGTTGTGTTTATTAAATAATTTAGATAACATTGATTTAACTATGAAACATTTAGAAGCGATAAAAGATTACGAAGATAATATACCTGATTTTCTTTTGGAGAGAAGAGCTTTTAGTTCTTAAAAAAAAAATAATTTTTTAAAAAAATAGCGAAATTTTTATAAATAAAAATTTCGC
This portion of the Buchnera aphidicola (Microlophium carnosum) genome encodes:
- the leuB gene encoding 3-isopropylmalate dehydrogenase, with translation MKKNYRIAVLPGDGIGPEVMCEAYKILNILKNKFFLLLEIQEFNIGGVAIDREGVALPKTTLIGCENSDAILFGSVGGKKWDKLPVEERPERASLLPLRKHFNLFSNLRPAKLYAELKCLSPLRSDIVKNGFDILCVRELTGGIYFGEPKGYIKRENNVKYAFDTEIYHEYEILRIAHLAFKLARSRKNKVCSIDKSNVLQSSVLWREVVNSVSKEYPDVHLSHLYIDNATMQIIKNPNQFDVLLCSNLFGDIISDECAIITGSIGMLPSASLNEENFGLYEPAGGSAPDIVGKNIANPISQILSLSMLVRYGMNLNDIANKIDQAVSSVLKKGYRTADISNNNYFLKTNEMGDAIATSLINGE
- the leuC gene encoding 3-isopropylmalate dehydratase large subunit yields the protein MKKTLYDKIYDSHIIYKEKNNTALLYIDLHLLHEVTSPQAFDSLREKNRKVRQPKKTFATMDHNVSTKSKDINASGSMAKIQMEQLKKNCSQFNISLYDINNPNQGIVHVISPEQGMTLPGMTIVCGDSHTSTHGAFGALAFGIGTSEVEHVLATQTLKQQRFKNMKIEITGEIKNFITAKDVILFIIGKLGSSGGAGYVIEFCGNVVKRMNMEERMTICNMAIEMGAKSGLIEPDEITYTYLKNKIYSPSNLFWGQSLNFWKTLKSDKDAFFDKTFNINVSEISPQVTWGTNPDQVISIDEKIPDFNSFNDSIKKDLAKSACRYMGLKTGMFLTDVTIDKVFIGSCTNGRIEDLRAASKIIKNKKVSKNVQAIVVPGSGLVKRKAESEGLDKIFINSGFEWRLPGCSMCLGMNKDKLNVGERCASTSNRNFEGRQGRGSRTHLVSPMMAAAAAIYGKFFDIRNLYDSENN
- the leuD gene encoding 3-isopropylmalate dehydratase small subunit gives rise to the protein MFKFTGHTGVVVPLDISNIDTDIIIPKQFLKKVNKIGFGKYLFHDWRFLDNKQLVENKQFVLNKKIYQKASILLTRGNFGCGSSREHAVWSLLDYGFKVIIAPSFADIFYNNSFNNKLLLITLGEREINVLFNIVRDNIGINFNISLLEKTISVNQKVFLFEINDFHRLCLLNNLDNIDLTMKHLEAIKDYEDNIPDFLLERRAFSS